From the genome of Rhinoderma darwinii isolate aRhiDar2 chromosome 1, aRhiDar2.hap1, whole genome shotgun sequence:
ctgttttttttgcgggacgagctgtagttattattggtaccattttggggtacatgcaactatttgatcactttttgtctaTTTTTGACCCATAAACCACAAATctgacagttttgtttttttacatagcGTTCATCATGCGCTAAAAATTACATGttgattttattctgcgggtcagtacgattctggcgataccagatttatagcactttttttttatgttttacaactttttgtacaataaaattacttttgtaaaaagaatgtatatttttctgtcaccatgttgtgagaaccgtaacgttttaatttttcgttgatggagccTAATcgtcttctgtaatggcagagcagaaggccattgttaggcctcctgttgccatagtagcagtcttcAGCagggccaattaaacatttgtcagacagtgaacgtcctttgatggccaaagatctgcatttcttgggtaaatcaGATGTTTCTTCTGTGTCACAAGGAGTTATGAACTGACCTCttaataacctacttttgatgatattacctATAATACCACAAAATTCATCCTAATCCTaacagaaaaccccagcaagaacCCTGAAGGAAACTTCGTGCTATCgataaattataaagtagaagatgaagatatcataCTGCAggcttcaggagaaaacatcattACCCTACatgtacatccaggacttcacagtacagaGCTATCATATATTTCCCCTAATCATGAGGAACTttctcctgaccaatcacagattgttaccacaagtacTACTTTGGAagggggtaaaaggtttcaatgtggtaaaaagttcacaaaaatctcaggtctttttacagacagaagaattcacacaggggagaagccgtattcatgtttagaatgtgggaaatgtttttcacaaaaatCAGATCTTGTTAGacataagagaattcacacaggggagaaaccatattcatgttcacaatgtgggaaatgtttcacaaataaatcacatcttgttaaacatgagagaagtcacaccggAAAGAAGCCATATTTATGtttagaatgtggaaaatgttttacagataaatcagatcttgttaaacatgagagaagtcacacaggagagaagccgtattcatgttcagaatgtgggaaatgctttatAAGTAAACcaagtcttgttatacatgagagaattcacacaggagagaagccgtattcatgtttagattgtgggaaatgttttacagttaaATCAAGTCTTATTAAACATGAGAgatgtcacacaggagagaagccgtattcatgttccgaatgtgggaaatgttttacagataaatcacatcttgttatacatgagagaagtcacacaggagagaagccatattcatgtttagattgtgggaaatgttttacagttaaATCAAGTCTTATTGTACATGGGAGAcgacacacaggagagaagccgtattcatgttcagaatgtgggaaatgttttacagataaatcaagtcttgttaaacatgagagaagtcacacaggggagaaaccgtattcatgttcagaatgtggaaaatgttttattactaaaggcaaacttaggaatcatcagagaagtcacacagagGAGAAGCTGTTTTGATGCTCTATATGTGGAATATGTTTTACAAGGAAATAAACAAATTTAAACCCAGAGAATTTACATGAAACCATTTTCTTGTTTGGGATGTGAGAAATAAGGTTCTAGGGATTGCTCATCCAGGGAACAGTCATACATGTTGATGTAATCCTTGCCGAAAATATATTAGGCTGACATTTTAGATGGGTGTTTCAACTAACACCCTCCCAGTACACTTGTTCAGATCCAAATTAATCCAATAGTTATAGATTATCGATATATTGGCAAGAAATTATGACACACAGATgcagctggtatgctcaaaatactcttttaaccccttaacgccaaaGGACGGAtacatccgtcctctgcagctgttagttcgcgcaggaggacggatatatccgtcctgtgatggcgcgggtactgccactgtacccacgcgatcagcggcaggagcacggctgttatacacagcctggctcctgctgcaactgccgaaattgaagcgcgctccgattctggcagtttaacccattaaattccGCTGTCAAtattgacagcgacatctaatgtgt
Proteins encoded in this window:
- the LOC142660517 gene encoding uncharacterized protein LOC142660517 isoform X1; its protein translation is MDKHRNEMSRRILNFTLEIIYLLTGEEYTIVKKTSGDCTTPIIHESGGWSSSPITEPPPHSRIHEKNNKKKILELIYKMTELLTGEVPVRSQDVTVYFSMEEWEYLEGHKDLYQEVMTENYRPRTSKDGSSRRNPPERCLIPLYSQDCSEENHIVPENHQGENLIDIKLEAKDEAEEETDIMADQQFGSSRRNTPERCPSPLYSWDCAEENHNIPENHQGENLIYIKVEVKDEAEEETDVMADQQYGSSCRNPPGRCPSPLYSQDCPEENHNVPENHQGEDLTNIEAGDKEEERVRGDQPCKCEVEEEIPGGVTRENPSKNPEGNFVLSINYKVEDEDIILQASGENIITLHVHPGLHSTELSYISPNHEELSPDQSQIVTTSTTLEGGKRFQCGKKFTKISGLFTDRRIHTGEKPYSCLECGKCFSQKSDLVRHKRIHTGEKPYSCSQCGKCFTNKSHLVKHERSHTGKKPYLCLECGKCFTDKSDLVKHERSHTGEKPYSCSECGKCFISKPSLVIHERIHTGEKPYSCLDCGKCFTVKSSLIKHERCHTGEKPYSCSECGKCFTDKSHLVIHERSHTGEKPYSCLDCGKCFTVKSSLIVHGRRHTGEKPYSCSECGKCFTDKSSLVKHERSHTGEKPYSCSECGKCFITKGKLRNHQRSHTEEKLF